The proteins below come from a single Thalassotalea ponticola genomic window:
- a CDS encoding NUDIX domain-containing protein, with the protein MTDFKKIKQFGLNDFNVHQRQLKYQGFFRIEEYAFSHRLFRGGNSSVVKREIFERGDAVALMIVDKQQQQLLMIEQFRAGALRSNENPWCVEFVAGMFDDDESAIDVAVREAKEEANIDIEQAACHPVYQFLPSPGGCSEKIHLYVAYVDLSSYQTGQHAGLATENEDIMVHKLSIADAVSLMEQGKVNNATTIIGLQWLALQFLPKP; encoded by the coding sequence ATGACCGATTTTAAAAAAATTAAACAGTTTGGATTAAATGATTTTAACGTCCACCAACGGCAACTGAAATATCAAGGCTTCTTTCGCATCGAAGAGTACGCGTTTAGCCATCGTTTATTTCGAGGTGGAAACTCCTCTGTGGTCAAGCGCGAGATCTTTGAGCGGGGCGATGCGGTGGCGCTGATGATCGTCGATAAACAACAACAACAGCTATTGATGATCGAACAGTTTCGCGCGGGTGCTTTGCGCAGTAACGAAAATCCGTGGTGTGTTGAGTTTGTCGCAGGCATGTTTGACGACGATGAATCTGCAATAGATGTCGCTGTTCGTGAAGCCAAGGAAGAGGCCAATATAGATATTGAACAGGCTGCTTGTCACCCTGTGTATCAGTTTTTACCAAGCCCAGGAGGCTGTTCCGAAAAGATTCACCTTTACGTGGCCTATGTTGATTTGTCGTCCTATCAGACCGGACAACACGCAGGTTTAGCCACTGAGAATGAAGATATAATGGTACACAAATTGAGTATAGCGGATGCGGTTAGCTTAATGGAGCAAGGAAAAGTAAATAACGCGACAACCATAATTGGGTTACAATGGTTAGCGTTACAGTTTCTTCCCAAACCCTAA
- a CDS encoding DUF1249 domain-containing protein yields MARYRPRLKNLLNLAESSYMMLTRLLAGVDQANNKLEFHISDRLSYRLSILEQTAYTQLVKFEQLVNEQESLASKVYVHKPSMVIRLYDDARIVEVIESQYIRQIKPRYDYPNQQMHLPDEKRQTLTFLAEWLQLCLRQGRANAYITTNN; encoded by the coding sequence ATGGCTCGCTATCGCCCAAGATTAAAAAATCTACTAAACCTGGCTGAAAGCAGCTATATGATGCTGACGCGGTTGTTAGCTGGGGTGGATCAAGCAAACAACAAACTTGAGTTTCACATTAGTGACCGCTTGTCGTATCGACTCAGTATTTTGGAGCAAACCGCCTACACCCAATTGGTGAAATTTGAACAATTGGTTAATGAACAAGAGTCACTGGCGAGCAAGGTCTACGTTCACAAACCATCGATGGTGATTCGGCTTTACGATGATGCTCGCATTGTCGAAGTGATTGAAAGCCAGTATATACGTCAAATAAAGCCGCGTTACGACTACCCAAATCAGCAAATGCACTTGCCTGATGAAAAACGTCAAACCCTGACGTTTTTAGCCGAATGGCTACAATTGTGTTTGCGACAAGGGCGTGCCAACGCCTACATAACTACCAACAATTAA
- a CDS encoding metallophosphoesterase has protein sequence MSLLNIVQFSDCHLYADQQAQHFGANVYRNLERILQRIRQLGDLDAVIFTGDLSQDHSALSYQLFDQLVGEAALPCPVYVVAGNHDDPRLLKQMLSSESINHDKVINLNSWQIRLIDSKSETPSGLVSERGLTAIASRPDKGSHSLLFMHHHPLDVGYFIDRHGLINKHAFWSAVQQNSSIRGIACGHVHRGQTYYSAAGLPIFACPATSIQFDPHFDGVKALNIGPGFRQFYLHPTGKIDSQLYYLRQ, from the coding sequence ATGAGCCTGCTAAATATTGTCCAATTCTCTGATTGTCATTTATACGCCGATCAACAAGCGCAACACTTTGGCGCCAACGTATACCGCAATTTAGAGCGCATCTTGCAACGCATTCGCCAGCTGGGTGACTTAGATGCGGTTATTTTTACTGGCGATCTCAGTCAAGATCACAGTGCGTTGTCTTATCAGCTGTTTGATCAATTGGTTGGTGAGGCTGCGCTACCTTGTCCCGTCTACGTCGTTGCTGGCAACCACGATGATCCAAGGTTACTCAAGCAGATGTTGAGCAGTGAAAGCATCAATCACGACAAGGTGATTAACTTGAACTCCTGGCAAATTCGCTTAATCGACAGCAAAAGTGAAACCCCCAGCGGATTGGTAAGTGAGCGCGGTTTAACAGCCATTGCCAGTCGTCCGGATAAGGGCAGTCACAGCTTGTTATTTATGCATCATCATCCACTTGATGTGGGCTATTTTATCGATCGCCACGGCCTTATTAACAAGCACGCTTTTTGGTCAGCAGTGCAACAGAATAGCAGCATCAGAGGCATCGCATGTGGCCATGTTCATCGCGGACAGACCTATTACTCAGCCGCGGGGCTTCCGATATTTGCCTGCCCAGCGACATCGATTCAATTTGACCCTCACTTTGACGGTGTTAAAGCGCTTAATATCGGTCCCGGGTTTCGTCAGTTCTATCTACACCCAACAGGTAAAATAGATAGCCAGTTATATTACTTAAGGCAATAG
- a CDS encoding YqiA/YcfP family alpha/beta fold hydrolase, whose amino-acid sequence MINVLIIHGFNSSPKSLKAQLTKRYIEQNFCDIRVYAPQLANEPEQAIQQLREIIDSEPKATWWVTGSSLGGYFATYLSETYDLPAVLINPAVRPFELLEQVIGRQTNPYTGQSYQVTKEHMQQLAALYQPLVRPENYLVLVQTGDEVLDYRQAVEKYQNCQMIVQQGGDHSFIDFEKMLPDVVKFFQLANNEANSSV is encoded by the coding sequence ATGATCAACGTATTAATCATTCACGGCTTTAATAGCTCGCCAAAATCGTTGAAGGCACAGTTAACTAAGCGTTATATCGAGCAAAACTTTTGCGATATTCGAGTGTACGCCCCGCAGCTTGCCAACGAACCAGAGCAAGCAATACAACAGTTACGCGAGATCATCGACAGCGAGCCAAAGGCAACGTGGTGGGTTACGGGCTCATCCTTGGGTGGCTATTTCGCTACCTATTTGAGTGAAACCTACGATTTACCCGCAGTACTGATAAACCCCGCAGTGCGTCCTTTTGAGTTGTTAGAGCAAGTCATCGGCCGACAAACCAATCCATATACTGGGCAAAGCTATCAGGTGACCAAGGAACATATGCAACAACTCGCCGCCTTGTACCAGCCACTGGTTCGCCCGGAAAATTACTTAGTGTTAGTGCAAACCGGTGATGAAGTATTGGACTATCGTCAAGCAGTTGAGAAGTACCAAAACTGTCAAATGATTGTACAGCAAGGGGGAGATCACAGTTTTATCGATTTTGAAAAAATGTTACCTGATGTTGTCAAATTCTTTCAATTAGCGAATAATGAAGCTAATTCGAGTGTGTAG
- the parE gene encoding DNA topoisomerase IV subunit B → MTDQYNSEAIEVLSGLDPVRRRPGMYTDTNRPNHLGQEVIDNSVDEALAGFASNIQVILHEDQSLEVIDDGRGMPTDVHPEEGVPGVELIFCRLHAGGKFSNKNYQFSGGLHGVGISVVNALSSRVEVTVRRNQQVFEMAFEHGEKVSDLTVTGTVGKRNTGSRVRFWPDASYFDSAKFSVSKLVHILKAKAVLCPGLSIKFNNKVAGEKHHWCYENGLQDYLKEAVNKWPNLPEEPFVGSFSSQHEAVDWALTWLPEGGDSIGESYVNLIPTIQGGTHVNGLRQGLLDSMREFCEFRNLIPRGLKLTPDDVWDKCSFILSVKIQDPQFAGQTKERLSSRQCSAFVSGVVKDAFSLWLNEHTEIAEALAEFCISNAQRRLRASKKVVRKKVTQGPALPGKLTDCGSQEPERTELFLVEGDSAGGSAKQARDRDFQAIMPLRGKILNSWEVDSGQILASQEIHDISVALGIDPDSEDLSGLRYGKICILADADSDGLHIATLLCALFTQHFLALVQAGHVYVAMPPLYRIDVGKEVFYALDEQEKEGILDRIEAEKMRGKVNVQRFKGLGEMNPLQLRETTMDPNTRRLVQLTVDEYDTTMELMDMLLSKKRAGDRKDWLQKKGNLVTLN, encoded by the coding sequence ATGACTGATCAATATAATTCTGAAGCCATTGAAGTATTAAGTGGTCTCGATCCCGTTCGCCGCAGACCGGGCATGTACACTGACACCAACCGCCCTAACCACTTGGGACAAGAGGTTATTGATAACTCGGTTGATGAAGCGCTTGCGGGGTTTGCAAGCAATATCCAGGTAATCTTACACGAAGATCAGTCCTTAGAAGTTATCGACGATGGTCGTGGCATGCCAACCGACGTCCACCCTGAAGAAGGAGTACCTGGTGTTGAACTGATCTTTTGTCGTTTGCACGCCGGTGGTAAGTTCTCAAATAAGAACTATCAATTCTCTGGTGGTCTACACGGGGTTGGTATTTCGGTGGTTAATGCCTTATCAAGCCGAGTCGAAGTTACCGTGCGCCGCAATCAACAAGTCTTTGAAATGGCGTTCGAACACGGCGAAAAAGTATCGGATTTAACGGTGACCGGAACCGTAGGTAAGCGCAACACGGGCTCTCGTGTGCGTTTTTGGCCTGATGCAAGTTACTTCGACTCTGCCAAGTTTTCCGTATCAAAGCTCGTTCATATTTTAAAAGCCAAAGCGGTCTTGTGTCCCGGTCTATCGATTAAGTTTAACAATAAGGTCGCCGGCGAAAAGCACCATTGGTGTTATGAAAATGGCTTACAAGATTATCTAAAAGAAGCAGTAAACAAGTGGCCGAATCTTCCCGAAGAGCCATTTGTCGGCAGCTTCTCTTCACAACACGAAGCGGTTGATTGGGCCCTAACCTGGTTACCTGAAGGCGGTGATAGCATCGGTGAAAGTTACGTTAACTTGATTCCCACCATTCAAGGGGGAACGCACGTTAACGGCCTGCGCCAAGGGTTACTTGATTCGATGCGCGAATTTTGCGAGTTTCGCAACCTTATTCCACGCGGTTTAAAGCTAACACCGGACGACGTGTGGGATAAATGTTCATTTATTTTATCCGTTAAAATTCAAGACCCGCAATTTGCAGGGCAAACCAAAGAGCGCTTATCATCGCGCCAATGTTCAGCATTTGTCTCCGGAGTGGTCAAGGATGCGTTTAGCTTGTGGCTAAATGAGCACACTGAAATAGCAGAAGCGCTGGCTGAATTTTGCATTTCTAATGCGCAACGTCGCTTGCGAGCCAGCAAAAAAGTTGTGCGCAAGAAAGTGACTCAAGGGCCAGCGTTACCGGGAAAACTAACCGATTGCGGCTCGCAAGAGCCAGAGCGAACCGAATTGTTTTTGGTGGAAGGGGACTCAGCTGGTGGCAGTGCCAAACAAGCTCGTGATAGAGATTTTCAGGCGATTATGCCCTTGCGCGGTAAGATTCTTAATTCTTGGGAAGTTGATTCTGGTCAGATTCTCGCATCACAAGAAATACACGATATATCTGTTGCGCTCGGCATTGACCCTGACTCGGAAGATCTGTCGGGATTGCGCTATGGCAAAATTTGTATCCTCGCCGATGCCGACTCTGATGGATTACATATAGCTACCTTATTGTGTGCGCTGTTTACTCAACACTTTCTCGCTCTGGTACAAGCGGGGCACGTCTATGTCGCCATGCCACCGTTATACCGAATTGATGTCGGTAAGGAAGTCTTTTACGCACTTGATGAGCAGGAAAAAGAGGGCATTTTAGATCGTATTGAAGCCGAGAAAATGCGTGGTAAAGTCAATGTTCAGCGCTTTAAAGGGCTGGGGGAAATGAATCCATTGCAGTTGCGCGAAACAACCATGGACCCCAATACGCGTCGTTTGGTTCAACTCACTGTCGATGAATACGACACCACCATGGAGTTGATGGACATGTTGTTGTCGAAAAAACGCGCGGGAGATCGCAAAGATTGGTTGCAGAAAAAAGGTAACTTGGTTACCTTAAACTAA
- a CDS encoding YSC84-related protein — MKKLLFTLFAITLAACSAQGDTPADQRAAIDKMNNEILAKIDKESPGARAMALGANGGYATFTNGQVNIIFVAAGNGYGVATSKSGRKTYMDMYEAGVGLGMGAKDYDVLFVFHTAEAFNDFVNKGWVFGAEADAAAKTGDKGLGVSGGMTIGDITVFQLTESGLALQATLKGTKYVKNDRLN; from the coding sequence ATGAAAAAATTACTGTTTACCCTGTTTGCAATAACATTAGCGGCGTGTTCTGCCCAAGGCGATACGCCAGCTGATCAACGTGCGGCTATTGATAAAATGAATAATGAGATCTTAGCCAAAATCGACAAAGAAAGCCCAGGTGCACGAGCTATGGCATTGGGCGCAAATGGCGGCTATGCCACATTTACCAATGGTCAAGTCAATATCATCTTTGTGGCTGCCGGCAATGGCTACGGTGTGGCGACCAGTAAATCAGGCAGAAAAACATACATGGATATGTATGAAGCCGGTGTCGGTTTAGGTATGGGCGCAAAAGACTACGATGTGTTATTTGTCTTCCACACCGCAGAAGCGTTTAATGACTTTGTCAACAAAGGTTGGGTATTTGGCGCTGAGGCAGATGCTGCGGCGAAAACCGGCGATAAGGGCCTTGGTGTGAGCGGCGGCATGACCATTGGTGATATTACCGTATTCCAGCTAACCGAATCAGGTTTAGCTCTGCAAGCGACCTTGAAAGGCACTAAGTACGTCAAAAACGACCGCTTGAACTAA
- a CDS encoding VOC family protein: MNISEQQQKAKTLCHISLGTNQLQRASKFYDVVLATLDIYRVTEHEQSVAYGKGYPTFWLQIPYDQGPATVGNGSHIGFMATSKEQVNEFYRVAIDAGAQCNGRPGPRPEYGDAYYGCFVIDLDGHRIEASFWDVNYSK; the protein is encoded by the coding sequence ATGAACATCAGTGAACAACAACAAAAAGCAAAAACTCTATGTCACATCTCGCTCGGTACGAACCAACTTCAGCGTGCCAGTAAGTTTTATGATGTGGTATTGGCTACCCTAGATATTTACCGCGTTACTGAGCATGAGCAGTCGGTGGCGTACGGCAAAGGCTACCCGACATTCTGGTTACAAATTCCCTATGATCAAGGGCCTGCAACGGTCGGCAATGGCTCTCATATTGGCTTTATGGCAACCAGTAAAGAACAAGTCAATGAGTTTTATCGCGTAGCGATTGACGCTGGGGCTCAGTGCAATGGCCGGCCAGGCCCGCGCCCCGAGTATGGCGACGCGTATTACGGCTGTTTTGTCATCGACTTAGACGGTCATCGCATAGAAGCCAGCTTTTGGGACGTCAACTATTCCAAATAA
- the parC gene encoding DNA topoisomerase IV subunit A: protein MSDAIEMSLDGVEQLPLRRFTEDAYLNYSMYVIMDRALPHIGDGLKPVQRRIVYAMSELGLNAAAKYKKSARTVGDVLGKFHPHGDSACYEAMVLMAQPFSYRYPLVDGQGNWGAPDDPKSFAAMRYTEAKLSKFAEVLLSELGQGTVDWLPNFDGTMKEPKTLPARLPHILLNGITGIAVGMATDIPPHNVRELANACVHLIEQPKADVDDLLEHVQAPDYPTDAEIITPREDIAKIYRTGRGSIKMRAVYDMEQGDIVITALPHQASGAKILEQIAQQMQAKKLPMVVDLRDESDHENPTRLVVVPRSNRVDVEQLMQHLFATTDLEKNYRVNLNMLGLDNRPAVKNLQQILTEWLEFRRETIRRRLQYRLDKVLARLHILEGLLIAYLNIDEVIAIIREYDDAKGELMSRFGLSKTQAEAILEIKLRQLAKLEEIKIRAEQDELSKERDHIEKILGSKARLNTLMKKEILKAAEDYGDDRRCQLVERHEAKALDEKDLMPSEPVTVVVSEKGWARAAKGHDIDASGLSYKAGDSYLCSAKGRSNNPAVFIDSSGRAFATDAHSLPSARSQGEPLTGRFNLASGANFCQVVMGNEGQKYLLASDSGYGFIGTFDDMVSRNKNGKALLTVPQGAQVLSPVEIDSVEQQLCLSISTEGRMLLFPLKDLPQLSKGKGNKIINIPSARAKAREEFVTVLTVVGTEQPVTLYAGKRKLTLKPSDLEHYRGERGRRGNKLPRGLQRVDRIEVGE from the coding sequence ATGTCTGATGCAATTGAAATGAGCTTAGATGGTGTTGAACAGTTACCTCTAAGGCGTTTTACCGAAGATGCTTACCTAAATTACTCGATGTACGTGATCATGGATCGCGCACTGCCTCACATTGGCGATGGCTTAAAGCCGGTGCAAAGACGCATCGTCTATGCGATGAGCGAGTTGGGCTTAAATGCCGCTGCCAAATATAAAAAATCCGCACGTACGGTCGGTGATGTATTGGGTAAGTTCCACCCGCATGGCGATTCGGCGTGTTACGAAGCGATGGTGTTGATGGCACAACCGTTCTCCTATCGTTATCCACTGGTCGACGGGCAGGGTAACTGGGGTGCCCCTGACGATCCCAAATCTTTTGCGGCGATGCGTTATACCGAAGCAAAATTATCAAAATTTGCTGAAGTTCTGCTGTCAGAGCTAGGCCAAGGAACCGTTGATTGGTTACCCAACTTTGACGGCACGATGAAAGAGCCGAAAACCTTACCGGCTAGGTTGCCACATATTCTGTTAAATGGCATCACCGGTATTGCGGTTGGTATGGCAACTGATATTCCTCCGCATAACGTGCGTGAGTTGGCAAACGCTTGCGTTCATTTAATAGAACAGCCCAAAGCTGACGTTGATGACCTGCTCGAGCATGTGCAAGCCCCAGACTACCCCACCGATGCTGAGATTATTACCCCGCGTGAAGATATCGCCAAAATTTATCGCACCGGACGCGGCAGCATTAAAATGCGTGCAGTGTATGATATGGAGCAAGGTGACATCGTTATCACTGCGTTACCACATCAAGCGTCTGGCGCAAAAATTTTAGAGCAAATAGCACAGCAGATGCAGGCTAAAAAGCTGCCTATGGTGGTTGATTTACGCGATGAGTCAGATCACGAAAATCCAACTCGCTTAGTGGTGGTGCCGCGTTCTAATCGCGTTGATGTAGAACAATTGATGCAGCATTTGTTTGCTACGACGGACCTTGAGAAAAACTATCGCGTTAACTTAAACATGCTTGGTTTAGACAACCGTCCGGCGGTTAAGAACCTGCAACAAATTCTAACCGAATGGCTTGAGTTTAGACGTGAGACAATCCGTCGTCGCTTGCAATATCGCTTAGACAAAGTGTTAGCGCGATTACACATCCTTGAAGGCTTATTAATCGCCTATCTCAATATTGATGAAGTGATTGCCATTATTCGAGAATACGATGATGCCAAAGGCGAGTTAATGAGTCGTTTTGGTTTGAGTAAAACTCAAGCTGAAGCGATTCTAGAAATTAAACTACGTCAACTAGCCAAACTCGAAGAAATTAAAATTCGCGCAGAGCAAGATGAGTTATCAAAAGAACGCGATCACATTGAGAAGATCCTAGGTTCGAAAGCGCGCCTTAATACGCTGATGAAAAAAGAGATTTTAAAGGCAGCTGAAGATTATGGTGATGATCGTCGCTGTCAGCTTGTCGAGCGTCACGAAGCTAAAGCACTCGATGAAAAAGACTTGATGCCGTCTGAACCGGTTACTGTTGTCGTGTCGGAAAAAGGCTGGGCTAGAGCGGCGAAAGGCCATGATATCGATGCGTCCGGCTTGAGCTACAAGGCCGGTGATAGCTATTTGTGTAGTGCCAAGGGACGAAGTAATAACCCAGCCGTGTTTATCGACTCATCGGGGCGCGCTTTCGCGACGGATGCGCACTCGTTGCCGTCAGCTCGCTCGCAAGGTGAGCCATTAACAGGGCGTTTCAACTTGGCATCTGGTGCCAATTTCTGTCAGGTTGTTATGGGTAACGAAGGTCAAAAGTACTTACTTGCCTCAGATAGCGGTTATGGCTTTATCGGTACGTTTGACGATATGGTGTCACGCAATAAAAACGGTAAAGCGTTATTGACGGTTCCCCAAGGGGCACAGGTACTCAGCCCAGTTGAAATCGACTCAGTTGAACAACAATTGTGTTTATCGATTAGCACCGAAGGGCGGATGCTTTTATTTCCATTGAAAGATTTACCGCAATTGAGTAAAGGTAAAGGTAATAAAATTATCAACATCCCGTCAGCGAGAGCGAAAGCAAGAGAAGAGTTTGTTACTGTATTAACTGTCGTTGGTACTGAGCAACCGGTTACCCTTTATGCGGGTAAACGCAAGCTGACTTTGAAGCCGAGCGATTTAGAACACTATCGCGGCGAGCGCGGCCGACGAGGTAACAAATTGCCACGAGGTTTACAGCGAGTTGACCGCATCGAAGTGGGTGAATAA
- a CDS encoding 1-acylglycerol-3-phosphate O-acyltransferase — translation MLAVLRVLLICIALVVIFTFSMLLCIVRPFHRNNVRDTASLVGKMAFILGVKVEIRGPKHDPSIGPVVYVANHQNSYDIFTVSASLPQETVSVGKKSLKWIPLFGQMYWFTGNILIDRANRAKAHGTIASAAEKIKQRNISVWLFPEGTRSYGRGLLPFKTGAFHTAAMAGVPIVPVCVSNSHNLVNLNRWNNGKMIIEFLEPIAVENSQRDYIRHFANDTHALMLEKIIELSEEVNNPFETIHTSEQKAG, via the coding sequence GTGCTAGCAGTACTGCGCGTTTTATTAATATGTATCGCCTTAGTGGTAATTTTCACCTTTTCTATGCTGTTGTGTATCGTCAGGCCGTTTCACCGAAATAACGTTCGCGATACCGCATCGCTGGTGGGCAAGATGGCGTTTATTCTCGGCGTTAAGGTAGAAATACGTGGGCCTAAGCACGATCCCAGCATTGGTCCCGTTGTCTATGTGGCGAATCACCAAAACTCATATGATATCTTTACCGTGAGTGCATCACTGCCCCAAGAAACGGTTAGTGTTGGCAAAAAAAGCTTAAAGTGGATCCCGTTGTTTGGCCAGATGTACTGGTTTACTGGAAACATATTAATTGATCGCGCCAATCGCGCTAAAGCACATGGCACCATTGCCTCTGCAGCTGAAAAAATTAAGCAGCGCAATATATCGGTGTGGTTGTTTCCAGAAGGTACTCGCAGTTACGGCCGAGGTTTACTACCCTTTAAGACAGGTGCCTTTCATACTGCGGCAATGGCTGGTGTACCGATTGTCCCTGTGTGCGTGAGCAACTCCCATAACTTGGTGAACTTAAATCGTTGGAATAACGGAAAAATGATCATTGAGTTTTTAGAACCTATTGCGGTTGAAAACAGCCAGCGCGATTACATTCGCCATTTTGCCAACGATACTCATGCGCTGATGTTGGAAAAAATTATCGAACTGAGTGAAGAAGTAAACAATCCCTTTGAAACAATCCATACTAGCGAGCAAAAAGCAGGATAA
- the rraB gene encoding ribonuclease E inhibitor RraB, translating into MSTKTIELSADQQAELQEWFAHTDALVNELLEDGSNDEALHTIEHHFSCSNFEVLEAAAIAAFKQGLEVEEPEEAELENGARVFAFDIVTEQYLEEDVIKQEAQQMFEFALANNIDYDGWGTYFEE; encoded by the coding sequence ATGAGTACAAAAACGATTGAGTTGAGCGCCGATCAGCAAGCCGAATTACAAGAGTGGTTTGCTCATACAGATGCGCTTGTCAATGAGTTATTAGAAGATGGCTCAAACGATGAAGCGCTACACACCATTGAGCATCACTTTTCATGCAGTAACTTTGAGGTACTAGAAGCCGCCGCTATTGCCGCATTTAAGCAAGGTCTAGAGGTTGAAGAGCCTGAAGAAGCAGAGTTGGAAAACGGTGCCCGCGTATTTGCTTTTGATATTGTCACTGAGCAATACCTTGAGGAAGATGTGATTAAGCAAGAAGCACAGCAAATGTTTGAATTCGCCCTTGCTAATAATATTGACTATGACGGTTGGGGCACTTACTTCGAAGAGTGA
- a CDS encoding YdiY family protein: MHFILQCLMASFLYWLMSFAAQSGQTVPSSHDTPVSRSAQLHTQPVDEVNSCSLELINNDTSKDWLLTKEGELFAGELISMYHDKVDFNSDEVGTFTIKMKNIAKLQTNSVMSFRLDNGQIYHGQLFVSRHRLLLREQSEFCVERSSLLSIAPSENSGDSLWDGHLGIGLNFRKGNSERFDYTAQFNARRLTSETRTLLSYTGLFSQVQDPNTLQSVKTEENHRFNGSYDWYYSRQLFFRLPSFEYYTDKFKNIAMRVTGGVAAGYTVFDQPDFRWDVYVGPSLQYTKFERVDSSNQQSNTSPALLLGTIYERDLSDDIEFHLTYDVKLVSSSSGKTIHHLETGLAIDLISDLDIDLKAIVDHVAEPIDNEQGITPERTDMLFIVALSYDF, encoded by the coding sequence ATGCACTTCATACTTCAATGTCTCATGGCAAGTTTTCTGTATTGGCTAATGTCGTTTGCTGCCCAAAGTGGGCAAACGGTACCGAGCTCGCACGACACACCCGTTAGCCGTAGTGCGCAACTGCATACTCAGCCTGTTGACGAAGTCAATTCCTGCTCCCTCGAATTAATTAACAACGACACAAGTAAAGATTGGTTGCTCACCAAAGAAGGCGAACTTTTTGCTGGTGAATTGATTTCCATGTATCACGACAAAGTCGATTTTAACAGTGATGAGGTGGGCACATTTACCATCAAAATGAAAAACATTGCCAAACTACAAACCAATAGCGTCATGAGTTTTCGCCTTGATAATGGGCAAATATATCACGGTCAACTATTTGTCAGTAGACACAGATTACTGTTGCGTGAGCAATCCGAGTTTTGTGTTGAACGCTCTAGCTTACTCTCTATTGCGCCTTCAGAAAATAGCGGAGACAGTTTATGGGACGGCCATTTAGGTATCGGTTTAAATTTTCGCAAAGGTAATTCAGAGCGATTTGACTATACTGCCCAATTCAATGCGAGGCGGTTGACCTCAGAAACGAGGACACTACTCAGCTACACCGGATTATTTTCACAAGTACAAGATCCCAACACCTTGCAATCAGTAAAAACGGAAGAAAACCACCGCTTTAATGGCTCATATGATTGGTACTATTCACGCCAACTGTTTTTTCGCCTTCCATCATTTGAATACTATACCGATAAGTTTAAAAATATCGCCATGCGTGTAACTGGCGGTGTTGCCGCCGGTTACACGGTGTTTGACCAGCCAGACTTTAGGTGGGACGTTTATGTCGGCCCCAGTTTGCAATATACCAAGTTTGAGCGAGTGGACTCATCTAATCAGCAAAGTAACACTTCTCCAGCCTTATTACTGGGTACCATTTACGAGCGTGATCTGAGTGATGATATTGAATTTCATTTAACTTATGACGTTAAATTGGTCTCGTCATCATCAGGAAAAACCATACATCACTTAGAAACTGGGCTAGCAATCGACTTAATCAGTGATCTTGATATAGACCTGAAAGCGATTGTCGATCACGTTGCAGAGCCAATTGATAACGAACAAGGTATAACACCTGAACGCACTGACATGTTATTTATCGTCGCTTTGAGCTACGATTTTTAA